GGCGCGGGCATAACTTCCGTTGATAAATACAGGGACCGGATTGTACTCGGGACGGATGACGGGAGGATTTTATCGGTTTCTGTCCGGTTGTCAGCAATATTTCAGGAGGGGGTAAGGAATATTCATCCGGAAGTAGCGGAAGGAGAGGTTGTTTTGCTTTATGACAAAGGGATGGAAATTGCTGGCAGTTTCCCGTATCTGATCACCTCAAGAAGCGCAGGGGATGCATCGGTTACTGCGGTATATACGAACGATAACCGGCTGCTGCTGGTTTCGTCTGAAACAACGACAACTCTTTTCGGGCCGGAAGAAAAGAGGGAATTCAGACGGGATATTACCGGCCTTATAAACCATCAGCATACAGATTTCCGCGAAATACAGCACAACGTGCCGCCAACGGTGAATTCCGGCATGCATTCAGCAGACAAAGCACATGGGATAAAGATTACTGCCATGGCTCTGGATCTTTTTATGGAAAACCTCTATGTGGGCACATCAGATGGAGAGGTGTTTCATATCGATGTGCGTCAGAGGGAAGCGCCGGTGCTTGTCGAGCGGGTAAAGGTGTCGGATTCCGCGGTAACGGCGCTTGGGTTTTTGCTCGGGGATGTATCTCTCGTGATCGGTGACAGTCGTGGTGGAGTATCTGTCTGGATGAAGGTGAGGGATGGGTCCGCGTCTTCGGGGTGGGTGTTGAAAAAGGTACATACCCTTGAATCCCATCAGGCATCCGTCAGGGCAATCGTGTCTTCACGAAGGGGCAAGGGGTTTGTCACCGCTGCGTCAGACGGCACCATTCACCTCAACCACGCAACCTCCGGGCAGACATTACTATCTCTTGATACCGGTGTTACCCCTGTAGCCCTTGGTTTTTCTCCGAAAACCGATGGCATTCTGATGGCGGATTCCCTGCATCATCTTTTTCACTGGAAAATTTCCAATCCACACCCGGAAACGACCTTTAAAACCCTGTTTGGAAAGGTATGGTATGAGGGGTATGAAGAACCGGAGTATGTATGGCAGTCTACTGGAGGCACTGATGACTTCGAACCAAAGCTCAGCCTGGTGCCATTGATCTTTGGCACCATCAAAGGCACTTTTTATGCCCTGATTATTGCCGTTCCCATCGGTACGATCGGGGCACTATACACATCACAATTTCTGCACAGTTCCTTACGGATAATCAAACCGATTATCGAGATCATGGCTGCCCTTCCCAGTGTGATTCTGGGTTTCTTAGCCGGATTATGGCTCGCCCCTCTGATGGAAAGGATCTTCCCCGCACTTGTTATCATGCCGTTGATGATCCTTGCTTCCGTTTTTGCGGCGCATTTCCTCTGGAAGATCCTTCCTGCTTCTGTAAAAGGACGATATAACCATGGGATAGAGGTCCTGGTTTTAATCCCATTTATCATTCTTGCCGTGTATGTATCTCTGCATCTTGGCGGCGCGTTTGAGTCATTGGCCTTTGGAGGTGATTACCGGCAATGGCTTTTAAATGTGTTGGGATTGCAGTACGACCAGAGAAATGCCGTTGTCGTGGGTTTTGCCATGGGTTTTGCCGTTATACCTCTCGTTTTTACCATATCCGAGGATGCCATGAGCAATGTGCCAAGCAGCCTCATCTCCGCTTCTCTCGCAGTTGGCGCTACCCCATGGCAAACAGCAGTCAGGATTGTACTGCCGGCGGCAAGCCCCGCCATTTTTTCTGCCATCATGATCGGATTTGGAAGGACCGTTGGTGAGACCATGATTGTACTTATGGCAACGGGGAATACACCGATAATGGACTGGAATTTGTTTAATGGATTTCGGGCGCTTGCGGCAAATATTGCCGTTGAAATACCGGAGGCTCCCGTTGGCGGCACGCTGTATCGTGTGCTCTTTTTGGCCTCACTCCTCCTGTTTGTGACCACCTTTATTGTTAATACCGTTGCTGAGGTTATTCGGCAACGGATGAAACGGAAATATGGTAAATTATGAGGAACTTCCTGAAAACGGGTAATCCGTATATCTGGTTGACAGCAGGCACATTAACCATGTGTCTTTTGATGGTAAGCGGTCTGATGGTGCTTATTGTGATGAAAGGCCTCGGTGTCTTCTGGCCTCACAAGCTGGTGCAGTATGAACTGAAGGATGGCACGGTTGTTTTAGGGGAAATAAAGAAGCGGGAACCCGTTCCATACAGAGAAGGACATTTTCGGACGAAAGTAAAGATGGGGAACAGGGATGTCTATGGCCTGGATTTCAAATGGATAAATGAGGAGCATATCGTATCACAGAAATACCCGAAGACCGCTTTGACCATTGAGAGAAGAGAATGGGGGAATATGTACGGATATTTGTCCGGGCTGAAGGAAGCCGGTACCGTGAGACCCATTGGCATAAAGGAAACGGAGACGCTGATAGACGAGAATCACAGGATTTTTCAACGGATAAGATATCTGGAGAAAAAAGAAATTGGCATGATAAATTACCATATGGAAAAGTATCGCCTTGAAATGAAGCGCCTGGAGAAGCTTCAAAAAACCGATAAGGTGCAGAAACGGATGCGTGTAGCGTTGCAAAAGCTGCGTGATCTTGAAAGGGAATATCAGAAAAAAGAAGAGTCCCTTAATGAGCTGTATGCTTTGTCAAGAAAAAAGGAGCTTGTAATTCATCTTGCAGATGGTGCAGAAAGGACAATTTCTGTTTTTCAGATTGTACGTATCTGTTCTCCCAATGATATGGGTGTTTTTTCAAAATTTGGTTTTTATATGGAAAAATTCTGGGAGTTTGTTTCGGACGAACCAAGAGAGGCCAATACAGAAGGAGGTATTTTTCCGGCAATTTTCGGGACGGTCATGATGGTCATGATCATGAGCATTGCGGTTGTTCCTCTGGGAGTATTGACAGCGGTGTTTCTCAAGGAATATTCCAGTGACAATATTTTTGCCCGGCTTGTGAGGATATCGGTAAATAATCTCGCGGGTGTCCCTTCCATTGTCTTTGGGGTCTTTGGTCTCGGTTTTTTTATCTATTTTATCGGTGGTGGTATCGATAAGATATTTTTTTCAGAAGCCCTGCCAACTCCTACCTTCGGAACCGGTGGTATTTTGTGGGCATCCCTTACCCTGGCGCTCCTTACGGTGCCTGTAGTGGTTGTTGCCACAGAGGAGGGTTTGTCGTCCGTGCCGAGTTCGATACGTGATGGCTCGTATGCACTGGGAGCCACTAAATTTGAGACCATATGGAAGGTGGTGCTCCCACAGGCAACCCCTGGAATCCTGACCGGTACGATTCTGGCAATGGCAAGGGCGGCAGGAGAAGTCGCCCCTCTTATGATTACCGGTGTCGTCAAGCTTGCGCCTTCTCTTCCTTTGGACAGTCATTTTCCTTTTGTCCATCTGGAAAGAAAATTTATGCATCTGGGATTTCATATCTATGATGTGGGATTTCAATCCCCGAATGTCGAGGCGGCCGTTCCCATGGTATATACAACAACCCTTGTTTTGGTTATGACGGTGGTGGTATTGAATCTCGCGGCCATCGTGATAAGAAATAAATTGAGAAGGAAATATAAAACAGCATCGGTATAAATCTATGAAGCGCCTGAGATGAAAGTGAACCGGGAAAGCACCGGCAGTGAGATGAATATACGGATGAGAAAAAGGATTGGTTCTTTGAGAGAATTATTCTATCGTAGAATGCGGAATACGGGTACAATATCCGGAGTTACGGAAAGATCACCAGTGGTTGTTTGTATGGAGAAAGACCAAATGGCAATCCATTATGACTTTATAAAAGTATTGATGAGTGTTTTATCATGAGCAATGTAGCGTATCCGATAGTGACGATTGAAGATTTATCCCTATATTATGGTGACACGCTGGCATTGAAAGGGATTAATCTGGATATTTCAGAAAAAAGGATTACGGCGTTTATCGGTCCCTCAGGATGCGGAAAATCTACCCTGATCCGGTGCCTGAATCGTATGAATGATCTTATTGAAGGTGTCAGAATTGAAGGAAGGATCAAAATAAGCGGCAAAGATATTTATGATCATGCCATCGATGTAACCGAATTGAGAAAGAGGGTGGGAATGGTATTTCAGAAACCGAATCCGTTTCCAAAGTCAATTTACGAAAATGTGGTATATGGGCCCCGTGTCCTGGGTATTAAGAAAAAAAGCACCCTTGATGAACTCTGTGAAAATGCGTTGCAGAGAGCTGCCCTGTGGCATGAGGTAAAAGATAGATTGAAGACAAGCGCCCTTGAACTTTCCGGAGGGCAACAGCAGCGTATCTGTATTGCCAGGGCAATAGCCATGGAGCCGGAGATCGTGCTTCTTGACGAACCGTGTTCTGCTCTCGACCCGATTGCTACTGCCAAGATAGAAGATATGCTTGTCGAACTCAAGAAGGATTATACGGTAATTATCGTTACTCATAATATGCAGCAGGCCGCAAGGGTATCTGATTATACGGGGTTTTTCATGCTTGGAGAGCTGTTAGAATGTAATGTCACGACAGAAATTTTCACCAACCCGCAGAAAAAGCAGACAGAGGATTATATAACGGGCAGGTTTGGGTAAAAAGATGATCATGTGTTTTTTTTATGAAGCAGGAGAACTCTATGTCACGAAAGGCGTATCATGAAGCATTAAAGCAATTGCAGGATGAGGTCTTGAATATGGGTGAGATGGTGTCAAATGCCATCAGGGAATCTATTCAGGCGCTACAGGCCAGAGATCGAAAGGCATCGGAAAGAATCATAAAAAATGACCTGCTCATAAACAAAAAACGTTTTAATATTGAAGAGCAGTGTATTGCCCTTATTGCTACTCAACAGCCTGCAGCGGTTGATTTGAGGATAATAACCGCCATCTTAAGTATCGTAACGGATCTGGAACGCATTGGCGATCATGCGGAAGGCAACGCAAAGATAAATATCCTGATGGGAGAGGAACCCCTCGTAAAACCGCTGGTGGATATTCCACGGATGGCTGAAATAGGAATTTCCATGCTGCAGCGGGCTCTTCAGGCATTTATTAAAAGGGACGTGGAAATGGCAAGGCGTATCTGTGACGATGATGATCAGGTGGATGCCCTTCACGATCAGATTTATCGTGAACTTCTCGTATTAATGATGGAAAACCCGAAGGTTATTCATATGTCGACGTATCTTACCTGGGTATCCCATAATCTTGAACGCATTGCAGACAGGGTTACTAATATTGCTGAAAAAACCGTGTTTATGGTTACCGGGAAAATGGAGGAGATGAATGTTTCGAAATATTAGTAGGTAAATCAGGCTTTGGCGAGCTGCTTCTTTGCTTGTTTTCAGGGAAAAAGAGATATGAAAATTTTTTGGACTAGTTATTGTTCTGAAGGAGAGGGTATCTTCTCCCTCGTGATTTCTATATTAAATTTTGCTTCCAAATTTTCCGGATCTATTACCAGGGCTTCCTCCCATTTCCGGAGCGCCTCCTCGTAGTTTCCTTCTCTGTAAGATATCAATGCATCATCCAACAGCTTTTGCAGCGCTTCTTTACTTTGTCCAGCTACGAGCGCCTTGATTTCCTCTTCGTCTTTCGGCAGGTTTCCGTTTTTTGCTTCTTCAATCATCTCTCTCCCCTGCTCAATCATTTGCCTGGTTTCTTCTCTCATTGCTTCATCTGTTTTTCCGACCCTGGAATCAGTTTTGTATGTTCTTTGGGTTTGAAGAGTGATGATTTGATTTTGTAAATCAGTGTTTGCTTTTTCAATACCGTGAAGTCTGTCTTCAATCGTTTTAATAGCCTTCTGCGAATCGGTGAGCGTTGTTTCAAGTGAACGGTCTTTTATCTCTAGCCTGGAGTTGACTTCACCCAGCGAATCCTGGAGTTTTAAATAGTGAGCGTCTAAGTCAGATGTTTTTTGAGACAGGTCGTCTAAGCGTGAAGCAAGGTTTTGAGAAGAGGCTTTCATGTCTGATAGGAGAAGTTCAAGTTCCATGAAATTTTTTTCTGCAAAAACTGAACGGACATCAGATCCAGTGCCGGTTTTTTTCATACTACCTGTGCAGCCCATCATGAGAGAAGGTAGAGCGAATGCAGGCAAAAGGAAAAAAGCAGATTTTTTCATAGAGAATCCTTTTCAATTGTACTATAGAGAAAATGATCGTTGTGTTTTGTCTCTTCTTCAGTACAATATACGTAAGAACTGTAGAATCAGGAATTTAAAAGATAGCCGTGAAAGTTATTTTATCTTTTCCAGGTCGAATGGGAATGAGGTTTCTTCTCCGCCTGGAGCAATGACGATTAAGGTTGCAAGTTCATTTGGGTCGATATCGTCTGCGGGAAATTTAAAAACGAGGCGTGCCATTTCACTGGGAGACTCCGGCCAGAACTCACTGGCATCCGCAATGTCAGGTTTAAATTCAAATACCGGTAATATATACGTATTTTTTTGAAGGAGTTTTGCCGTATGATAGATTGCAAAATTAAAGGTGTCGCCGTATACCGTTACTGAAAAAGCAAGGGTATTGTCATAGCCTAACGCCTGCTGTATATCAAATTCAGACATTTCCCTGCGCTCCACAGCGCATTTTCTGGCCTTATGGGCAATATTTATAAAAGGAGTAAATAAAGATGCAGATCCCTTGCCTCTGCCCAAACTCACTGTCCAGGATTGATAAAATTTTGCTACACCTTCTCCTTTACTTTTCTTTCCATATTCGATTGCGTATTGTATTTGTTGGGGTGATAATTTTAAAAATATCGCATAAGCCGACCGCAGTGTACCGAAACACACGAGAAAGATTAAAATAATCATTAAAGGAATAGTTTTCTTAAAACACAAATTTGCATCCTTTCTATAGGTTAATAAATGATAAAAAAAGGCGAGAGACAAGACTGATAAAACTTATTCTTCGTCCTCTTCGTCCTCTTCGTCTTCAGCATCTTCGTCCTCTTCGTCTTCGGCATCTTCGTCCTCATGTGATTCTGACTCTATAGGAGGTCTTACTACATAATTCTTTCCCGTTTTCATTAAACTTGCTCCGCCAAAGATGAACATGATGCCGAAAGCAACTGCGAAAACGAAGCAGAGGATACCTCCCAAGCCATTCACCATGCCTTCAACTTTGGAATTGGACATGACTTTTTCTGTTTTTTCTGAAACCATCTCAATTAGTTTTTCTATTATTCCAAACATCCCTTCGTTCCTCCTTTTTCTTATTGATTCTAATGTGTTACCAAGTCATAATATTTGGCCAATTCGCTGTCTGCCTCTTTTATCATCCCTTTTGATCTATAGAGCGATTCCAGATTTTTGTATGCCTTTGCATATGCAGGGTTTATGGCAATTGCAACTCTGTATTCACGAACTTGTTCCGCAAACATTTCCTTTTCACCATATACGATTGCTAAATTAAAATGTGCTTGTGCATTGTCAGCATCTAGTTCCAGCACTCTTTTATATTGCAGTATTTCCATGTTTAGAAGACCTTTTCTCCCATATGAAACCCCTAAATTAAAGTGCGCATCAACGAAAAGGGGAGATAATGCCACAACTTTTTTATATGCGTCAATAGATTCACTGTACTGTTTTTTTTCCCGATAGGCATGACCTAAATTATAATAGGCCTCAAAGTTATCTGGTTCAAGTTCGATTACCTTTAAATAAGCCTTAATCTCTTCGTCAAGCATCCCCTTTGCGCCATAAGCAATCCCTAAGTTAAAGTACGCCTCTTTATAGCCAGTATCTAATGAAATTGCCTTTGTATAGGATAAAATTTCATTATCAATAAAATTTTTCTTTCCGTATGCAACGCCAAGGTTGTTATAAGCCTTGGCAGAATTTGAATTTATTTTAATGGCTTTTTCATATTCTAAAATTGCATCGTCAATCATGCCTGATATATTATATTCATTTCCGAGTTTGTAATGTATGTCAAAATCAGAAAAATCG
The Candidatus Brocadiaceae bacterium DNA segment above includes these coding regions:
- the pstA gene encoding phosphate ABC transporter permease PstA, encoding MRNFLKTGNPYIWLTAGTLTMCLLMVSGLMVLIVMKGLGVFWPHKLVQYELKDGTVVLGEIKKREPVPYREGHFRTKVKMGNRDVYGLDFKWINEEHIVSQKYPKTALTIERREWGNMYGYLSGLKEAGTVRPIGIKETETLIDENHRIFQRIRYLEKKEIGMINYHMEKYRLEMKRLEKLQKTDKVQKRMRVALQKLRDLEREYQKKEESLNELYALSRKKELVIHLADGAERTISVFQIVRICSPNDMGVFSKFGFYMEKFWEFVSDEPREANTEGGIFPAIFGTVMMVMIMSIAVVPLGVLTAVFLKEYSSDNIFARLVRISVNNLAGVPSIVFGVFGLGFFIYFIGGGIDKIFFSEALPTPTFGTGGILWASLTLALLTVPVVVVATEEGLSSVPSSIRDGSYALGATKFETIWKVVLPQATPGILTGTILAMARAAGEVAPLMITGVVKLAPSLPLDSHFPFVHLERKFMHLGFHIYDVGFQSPNVEAAVPMVYTTTLVLVMTVVVLNLAAIVIRNKLRRKYKTASV
- a CDS encoding ABC transporter permease subunit — its product is MNNSKRRRLKDSLARYTISIGGGATILVILALFVFIFIEVYPLFKDVTVTKKISYKLKTDVIAVGIGEYQEVSYVVYKTGDIEFLSLSSRDVVKRYPLENLRGAGITSVDKYRDRIVLGTDDGRILSVSVRLSAIFQEGVRNIHPEVAEGEVVLLYDKGMEIAGSFPYLITSRSAGDASVTAVYTNDNRLLLVSSETTTTLFGPEEKREFRRDITGLINHQHTDFREIQHNVPPTVNSGMHSADKAHGIKITAMALDLFMENLYVGTSDGEVFHIDVRQREAPVLVERVKVSDSAVTALGFLLGDVSLVIGDSRGGVSVWMKVRDGSASSGWVLKKVHTLESHQASVRAIVSSRRGKGFVTAASDGTIHLNHATSGQTLLSLDTGVTPVALGFSPKTDGILMADSLHHLFHWKISNPHPETTFKTLFGKVWYEGYEEPEYVWQSTGGTDDFEPKLSLVPLIFGTIKGTFYALIIAVPIGTIGALYTSQFLHSSLRIIKPIIEIMAALPSVILGFLAGLWLAPLMERIFPALVIMPLMILASVFAAHFLWKILPASVKGRYNHGIEVLVLIPFIILAVYVSLHLGGAFESLAFGGDYRQWLLNVLGLQYDQRNAVVVGFAMGFAVIPLVFTISEDAMSNVPSSLISASLAVGATPWQTAVRIVLPAASPAIFSAIMIGFGRTVGETMIVLMATGNTPIMDWNLFNGFRALAANIAVEIPEAPVGGTLYRVLFLASLLLFVTTFIVNTVAEVIRQRMKRKYGKL
- a CDS encoding tetratricopeptide repeat protein translates to MKKILFTVFFLNIFCVNFFCYHKSRGADDFSDFDIHYKLGNEYNISGMIDDAILEYEKAIKINSNSAKAYNNLGVAYGKKNFIDNEILSYTKAISLDTGYKEAYFNLGIAYGAKGMLDEEIKAYLKVIELEPDNFEAYYNLGHAYREKKQYSESIDAYKKVVALSPLFVDAHFNLGVSYGRKGLLNMEILQYKRVLELDADNAQAHFNLAIVYGEKEMFAEQVREYRVAIAINPAYAKAYKNLESLYRSKGMIKEADSELAKYYDLVTH
- the phoU gene encoding phosphate signaling complex protein PhoU, with the protein product MSRKAYHEALKQLQDEVLNMGEMVSNAIRESIQALQARDRKASERIIKNDLLINKKRFNIEEQCIALIATQQPAAVDLRIITAILSIVTDLERIGDHAEGNAKINILMGEEPLVKPLVDIPRMAEIGISMLQRALQAFIKRDVEMARRICDDDDQVDALHDQIYRELLVLMMENPKVIHMSTYLTWVSHNLERIADRVTNIAEKTVFMVTGKMEEMNVSKY
- a CDS encoding tetratricopeptide repeat protein, with the protein product MELELLLSDMKASSQNLASRLDDLSQKTSDLDAHYLKLQDSLGEVNSRLEIKDRSLETTLTDSQKAIKTIEDRLHGIEKANTDLQNQIITLQTQRTYKTDSRVGKTDEAMREETRQMIEQGREMIEEAKNGNLPKDEEEIKALVAGQSKEALQKLLDDALISYREGNYEEALRKWEEALVIDPENLEAKFNIEITREKIPSPSEQ
- the pstB gene encoding phosphate ABC transporter ATP-binding protein PstB — translated: MSNVAYPIVTIEDLSLYYGDTLALKGINLDISEKRITAFIGPSGCGKSTLIRCLNRMNDLIEGVRIEGRIKISGKDIYDHAIDVTELRKRVGMVFQKPNPFPKSIYENVVYGPRVLGIKKKSTLDELCENALQRAALWHEVKDRLKTSALELSGGQQQRICIARAIAMEPEIVLLDEPCSALDPIATAKIEDMLVELKKDYTVIIVTHNMQQAARVSDYTGFFMLGELLECNVTTEIFTNPQKKQTEDYITGRFG